A segment of the Macrotis lagotis isolate mMagLag1 chromosome 8, bilby.v1.9.chrom.fasta, whole genome shotgun sequence genome:
AAGAGCAGTCAGAATATGGCAGTCAGGATGGTGGAGGAAGGATCCCAGATCCCTGCTATGTGAAGACCAGTTGAAGGATGGATGGAGAAGAGGTGACTCTGAAAAAAAGTGTGAGAAGCAGAACAAGGGCAGCTGCCCTCAAAAGATGGTCCACAAGCATTTAATAATCAATTACCAGGTGAGGATACAGAAGTCAAAAAATTGCTCCTGCTATCAAAAAAtccataatctaatgggggaaacaacatgcaaaaatTATCCCCAGATAAACTGGGGATTACCAAAGGAGAGAAGGACCAGAGAACCTGTGATAGAGCAAAGTGTTGGGGTTATCTACTGCAAAGAAGCTCACTCTGATTTTGATGTCCAAGGTCCTAGGGTCTTTCACCAAGAATTAACAGGGCTTCCTTtggaggtgggattttagctaggacctgaaggaagctggggattctgggggggggggggggcagagatgagaagggagagggcTTCAGGAATGaggaacagtcagtgaaaatgtctGCAATCTGGAGATGAAGTATTGAGAATTGCAGAGTAGGTGAAGATATGTaaagagactggaaaggtgggagaGGTCAGATAATGAGTGACTCTGAAAGGGGTGAAACAGAGCCcctgaaatttattgaattggGATTTAAAGGGGAAATAGGGTGAGCCGTGGTCAGATCAGcatctttttttcctcacttttcaaatatttaagtgATGACCCTTTGGAAGGAGGATTAGATTCATTCTGTTTAGGTCTCAAAGACGAAGCTAGGCGCTAAGAGGtccatttaatcattttcttaatgACTAGAGTTACCAAAAAAGCCTGCATAGAGTGGTGGCAGCTCCCCATCATCAGAGACATTCAGACAAAGCCTGGAGTATTAGATATGACACAGGGGGTACTTTTGTTCTGATTAGACTCAAAGGTCCCTGGAGAACCttttaattctgagattctgtgattcttctcTAGGAGAGAAATTCCTTTAGTACAAGAATTGTTCAAAAACTGCAAGAGAAACCTGGCCTGGTTCTAATTGCCACTTGTAGGGTCTTGAGTGGTCACTCTCCCTTAGACTTCATTTCCTCGTCAGTGAAAGTGAGATGATCTCTTTAATTCTGGTCCCAGAATCTTCTCAACTGACCTCTTGCCTCTTTGCTAAGGAGAAATCCCAGTGGAGTGTTACCCCTTCTCAGGGGAAATTCAATTGTTAATGAGCATTATCCAAGAGTGTTGACAGGAGTAAGAGAGATGGACCTTAGAGAGTTAGAAACGGGCTCAGTGCCCAACCTGCCTACTTACTATCTGGGCAGTATTTCCtcaagacctcagtttccttatttataaaatgagagggctggaaTAATTGACCTATATGGACACATCCCCCTCGAAACCTATAATCAAACTCTGACATGACAAATCTCAAACTATAATGTAAAATAGTGATTATCAAAATTAATTGACGCAGCGAGGATAAGGTGTGGGAAtcaggaattgagttcaaatccactgtgctacccatgcgacactgggaaaatcatttaatacaATATTAACAAGATTAATGCTAATATTGTTCATtcttacataataaaaataagataatagctAATTATTGTCATCTTTGATCCTTATCACAACCCTAAGAAAtagatattatccccattttatagataaggaaccaAGGCAAACTGAGGTCaagtccagggtcaaacagcctctatttgcctcaatttcctcatctgtaaaattaaagtcCAAGGACTCTttgtctctaaatctatgatcctgaggcagctaggtggcacagtggatagagcactggccctggagtcaggagtacctgggttcaaatccaacctcagacacttaataatgacctagctgtgtggccttaagcaagccacttaaccccaattgccttgcaaaaacctaaaaaaaaaatatgaacttaaatctatgatccttcgGAAGATCTAaggcttcattcattcatctaggAAGACAGCTGGTGAGGGAGTGGATGCTAAGGGATGTAGAGGGGGGTCCCCCTGAAGCAAGCAAGTCCTGCAGAGACAGACATAGGAGCTCCCCCAGAAAGGCAGTCTAATTTAACAATGTTATCCCTGGTGTCTCTCCCCAGGCAGTGCTGCCTTTTCCCCAGGTGGTTCACAGCTCAAACACTGTTGTGAGCCAGGTTATGGCAAACATCCTCACTTCACTTCATAGAGAGAGAAAAGCTGAAGCAGAGTCCCAACTCCATCCCAGGAAAAAGTGGATGAGAGTGTGGGCAGGAAAAACCAGAGCATCAAGCCACTTGTGCTAAATCTTGATCCTTGCAGCAACTGATGATGGACACCTGTGGACAAGGCTGACCTGGCCTACTACAGTAAgagatgggggaggaggggcagctaggtggcgcagtggatagagcaaaccggccctggaggcaggaggacctgagtttaaatccaacctcagacacttaataatgacctagctgtgtggccttgggcaagccactcaaccccattgccttgcaaaaataccctAAAAGCAAACCAACAAAAATAGAtgggggagaagaagaggaggcaGTGAACTCATCCCATGGGCTGCTGGACCAGAAGGAAGGAGGTTCCCTCCTGCCAGTATCCTTTCTTTCAGCTCCAAGTTCCCCACTGGATTGTCTTTTCTTAAAGAATCCGGATACCTCCCCACATCCCAGCTTGACTGAACCCAGACATTGGCTCTGGTTCCAACATGGTTTAGCCTGAGAGATTTAGAGAAAGTGACTCAAGTGGAATGTTTTCTTACCCTGAACCTGCCTGGCagctgtttaataaatgtgtattgaacAACTGATTGTACTAGTGTCACCCCTTCACAACCTTCCCTAGAAATCAATGGGGTTCCGTTCGGGAGGAAAGGTCACTTGGAAAACAAGGCCAATGGAGAGGATTCAATACATGcttgctaaatgaatgaatgcaatcTAGTGCAtttctagttctgtgaccttgagtcatctcttaacttctctgggcctgtTTTCCTCATGTGCAAAGTGGATTGGTCTAGGTTATCCCTAAGGTCCCTACAAGACTAAGATCTATCTTCCAGTGATGGAGGAAAGCTCACCATATTGTTGTCTAGGCCTTGGGATTAGAAAgttcttcttcatcttcaattAAAACCTGCCCCCCCTCTCACTTCCACCCAATGGTCTATATTCTCTCCTTTGGAATGGTATAGACCAAGATGAACCTCCTTTCGGCATAGCCTTTCAGAGATCTGAAGATAACCATCATGTGCTTCATCCTCAGAGTCTCTAATGGGAAGCTATGAGATTCCCCCTGGCTTTCTCTGTTCCAACTCAGAGATCCTTTCAGGGGTGCTTGGTCTGCTACCCACTGGACCCCTCCATTTGAGGCCAGCATGGCAGTCCAAATACCAACTATGTTACCACAGGCAATGGTCCAGCCCCAGAAGATCCTGAAGGAAGGCTTGAGGTCAGCTTCCATGGTTAGCCAAGTGATAGCAACTACTGATTTTGGACTTTCCCCTGTGGATAAATAGTTTAGAGATAGGGAGGGGAGAAAATACTACCAGACATTTTGGAAACATGGAAGAGTCCTTTTTAATGCTCATATAcatgtctttttgttttcctctgggaACAATAGCAGCCAAACAGAAGCCAAGTCAGTCATGAACATTCACCAAATGAAACTCAGTGGTGTCCCATAGGCAACCATAGGGGTGCATAGGTGGGAGCCCCTAGGACCACCCTCCAAGGACTGTCCCAACTTGCCCTGTGATCTACATTCCCAGAGTTCCCTCATGTGTCTGGTCAGGGACCCTTGGAACTCCCCATGTTTGTGACCCCTCAAGGATGAAACCAAgtctgaagagagaaaaatgtgatctAACTGAAAtctgtctccccccaccccactaaaaaaaaaaaagagagactttgAAAATCTCAAGCAGATGAGCCCAACTACTGACTGAATCACCTGGTTCTGAGGTtcaaagttgcttcaatatcctttaatcatttattcaGTTAATTTGTGAAAAGAGTTTTCTTTGCAATATTACTCTTCACTAAATACTGAATTTACTTGGTTTCTAAAGTTCCCTATTAGTCTTTGAGAAGCTGTAGGCGATTGGGATTAAGagataaagtattttacaaaagctcaaacagaaaatattttctcacttgGGCTGTGgccattggggaaaaaaagatgtctCTGGAATTTTGAAGATTGAGGGAATCAGGAGAAATAGCCTAGGCTTAACCATGTCCTCTAACCCCCAAAGATGTCATTTCTTCCCCACATCCCCTTGTCCTATcccttggtttttctttctctcttttttttctgtaaaccCAGAAAGCAATGCCTAATTTCTTAAGGTGCAGTGAGGATACCTACTAAAGTCACTGCTTTGCCCAGAGACCTACCTGTTTCAGATTCTCATTGAAGAACTGTTCCGCCCTGGTGACCAGAGACCATAGCTAGAGAAAGGGAAGCCAGTACAGgaccatttttgtttttcctattatCCTCCtgagctcattttaaaaatgtatcaggGGTGAGTTATGTCATCATCTCAGCCCCCTCAGTCTTCCCTATGTCTCAAAATGGGCAATCTCAGAAAAataggatgataaaaatgccatggCTTCCAGaatcataagagcagttagactTCTCAAGCCCTTAGCTTATTCGCTTGTTCATTcattaacattcattcattttcatccatccatccattcatttgtacattcagcaagcattaattaagcacctagtGGTTGCCCAGCCTTGCACTGGGTGCCTATCTCTAAACTGGGTCATTTTGCCTGAGAGTAAGAGTCCATATGTTGCTGTGGTGTCAATGACCCCACAAAGGGTTCCAGATCACATCAACCTCTCAGAACCAAGGACTCTGAGATCACTTCTCAAAAAACGATCCTGTTGTCTGTAGCATTCAGATACAGAATGTATCTGGCTAGCTTTGAAAATTGAGGGATGATTGGAGGCTCTGtgacttattttttcccttttgtttcaaAATTTGAGTTACTAAGCATAGCCTCCTAAATACAGTTCAGTCATTCTCAGTGGGTAGCTGTGAATCAGGAGAGGGGGCAGGGGCTGACATTCCTAGAGGTGGGCTGTTGGCGGTCTTTGGGGAGCCTCATGTGCCAGGTGTGGATGGAGCCCTTCTCGAAGCTTATGCAGGAGCAACCTGGCTAGTCTCCGTCTTGGAGGCTGTGGCAGAGGCCTCGTCATCACCCAATGGGTTCTTGCCGCAGCAGATGGTGGTGAGCATGCAGTTTCGGAActagaaaacaaagaataaaagtaggaaaagaaTTCTCTGATCGAAGAAGGCTCAGCCCAGGGGCTAGTCTTCAGCCCAAGAGGTAGCAGATAAAGTTTGACTTTGAGGGCTCCCAGTCTTCCTGATGTCTGCTCCCTCCAGGGCccttgtgttctctctctctttctcctttcccctgaAGAACTGTTTTTCTAGAATTCATCATGCTGAGGTTAACTTCCTCACAGAAAAGAGTTTAGGTTGAGATAACCTGAACTACACATTCCTTTAGCTGAAAAGTGAAAAGAGTAGGGCCTCTGGAGTCaaaagttctgggttcaaatctcacttctgttGCTTACTAAGTGTGCCATGTTGGGCAGCTTAAAcacctggacttcagtttctctgAGGCCCTACATAAAAGAACTTTGTAATTAAAATGGTTCTATGGCACTACTCTAATCTCAGATTTCTTGTTACATTGAGGGTGGATCAACTTCAGACCAAAATGAGGATGGGGAACCAAGCCCTTGAAGCCATTTTTAGAGATGGAAACAACTCCTCAACCTCTGTATTCTAGAGATGAAGAAGATGATTCAAAGTTACACAACAAATTAGACTGGCCTGGAATCTAGGCATCCTTATTCTCAAGTCTTTGCTACTACTTCTGGTTATCTCTATTGGTTGATGGATAACAAAGACCATGCTGATCTCCATCCTCCCCTTGAAAAAGCTGGCTaagcatttccttctttttccccagTTCAGGTACCTGCTTATTCATCATGATGTAGATGACAGGGTTGTAAATGGATGAACTCTTGGCAAAGAAAGCCGGGAGGGTCATAAAGATGGGGCCAAAATTGGAGCCCTGATGAGTGAAAATGTAGAAAGCCACGCTAGCGTAGGGCACCCAACAAATCAAGAAGGCTATGACCATGATGATGACCATGCGGGTGACTTCCTTTTCAGCCTTCTGAGTGGTGGCAGACTCCTGTTGCTGGGCTGCAGCCTAAAGAAAACATTAGATTGTCTTTTGAGGCTATCCACCATTGAGTGACAATCTACATTTCCTGGAAAGTCCTGTCTCCCACTACTCTAAGCCAAACTGACCCACTCATGCTCCCCCAAACACATTTCATATCTACTCCCCCTAAGAAGTGTTACATATACTAGATATTCAGTAATGATTGGTTAGTTGattggttgaatgaatgaatgacaaatcAAGAAACAGTGAGGGGGAGAAGGATAGAATGGGAAGAGAGAAACAAATTTCCAGGAAGGGAATGTGGACCATGGGTGATGGATTAAGGATGAGCCCCTTAGCAGGTGAAAGAGTTGTACAGACCTCTTTGACTGTGAAGACCAGTTGACCATAGCAGAAGAAAATGACGATCAATGGAATAGTGAAGTGAACCACGAACATGTAGATGACAAAAGATTCATTGTTGATCTCTGGCATGAGGGTGTAATAGTCGATTCCACATGAGCATTGCATTCCCTCTGGAATGTACCTGCAGAAAAGCCTCACTCCTGAATAAGATGGCATTGGTAAGATAAGCCTGCTTTTTCAAAGACTGGGAGAGAAAGTTTTGGGAATAATGTGGTTGCCTCCATGCTTGGCCATGCAGCATTTCCCTCATCGCagtatttcacattttatcaTGATCATTTTTAGTTTCAGATACAGAGTTCTTGGTTGTCCAATGCCCCTGGGTACATTTACTCACAGAGTGAGAAAGAGTAGCTGCTggttaaaggggaaaggagatgGAACAAGAGGGGAAAGTGCATCTTTCTAGGTTCTGATTTCCAAAGATCCCCAGGAACTCACTGAAGCATGAAGAGATCCACCTGCCTATAAAGGATCTTTGAGATGGAAGGAATTAATTAACcttgaagaagagaagatagaGAAAATTGCCTTCATTGCCAAAAGGTTATTATTAAAATAAGAGAGGACAACTcattatagtagaggaaaagacCAATGGGCTCACATTATactagaaaatggaaaatcatcaGCAGGAATCATTGTTAGATGTATGCTTGGTAAGGATGGGAAGGGCTTAGTATTTCTGTCAGCAAAGAGCTTTGAAAAGTGGTTTGGTTAGGGAAAGTCTCAGGTGCAGTTTTGTTATTTGCTTTATTCCGAAGGCAATACAAACTTTTTCCAGCTTCTTCTCCAACTTCTTCGAAGCCCAAGACTAAATGAAAGTGAAAGACCACAGATCCAAATGGGTGTCCCCATTGATGAATAATTTTACCATGCAGATATGCACTCAAGGTCAGAGAGAGAGTACTATAGGATCTGAGCTAAAGAGGATTGGACTTTGACCTCAGCTTAAATAAGGATTAGCATATAGCCAAGGTGAAAGGAGACATCTTGGAACTTTTCCACACTCTACAGGCCTCCTCATTAAATCTCTCATGGATAGCTATGCCAATCTTAGCATCCAAACAGTTAGAAGGGGTACCTTTCACCTTACCCTCTGTATCTTCCCCAAAAAGGCTATGTGGGACAGTAGAAAGAACAATGCATTCAGAAtcaaaggacctaggttcaaatcctcccCTTTGCTCTTTACAAGCAAGGCAATTATAGGCAAATCATTCAACTTTCCTAGACatcaatttttctcatctataaaatgaggggaatggaCTAGAAGGAAATCTTTCAGCCTTGATCCTGTGCTCTTTGCTGAGTTGTCATTTCAGGATGCTCCCAGGGACCACCAGGGAAGAAGTAAGGACTGTATGGGTGGAAGCCCATAGAAGCCCATGGAAGCCAAGAAAGCATCTTTAGGTTTCCAAAGGGATTATCTCTGCCCATCCccacctcctccttccctccttctctacACTCTACTAACCTCTACATTCTACTGACCTGGACCAGCCGACAAGGGGTGGAGCAGAACAAGCCAGTGCCATGACCCAAGTGAAGGCAACCCCCATGATGGCATGGTTCTCCCCAAACCTGAAGTTGCTCATTGGCTTGCAGACCACAACATATCTCTCAATGGCCAAAACCACCAAGGACCACAGAGCTATTTCACCTGTAAGACACAAAAGGGTTGTTTCCTGCTTTAGAAAATCCAGTAGAAAAGGGGGGAGGATGATTAAAAGGAGggacaaagagagggagagaatggaaGGTTGAAGTCTAAAGTCCAAATAAAACCAGACATTCTCTTTGGCTCCTTCATTATTAAGCACAATTAACTTGGTGCAAAATTATCCATTGTTCAACACCATTCACACCCCAAGCATCAAGAACTCTCTGGCTGCTCTTGGTCAGACCCCTTGATTGGGAAGACAACTGATAAGGCCACTCTCAAGGAGGAAGTAGGGACTTAATTAGATCCTTGTTCAAGGCTATTTGCATCATTAAAGTAGACCCCAGGAAAGAAAGGGTAATGCTTAATCCAAAGGAATTCCAAGCATCTTTGAAGAAactctttgggggggggcagagaactCTTCCTTCATACCCAGACAGCCTGTGAAATCTAACCATTCAGAAATCTCTATCTATCTTTGCACCCCAGTCTAGAGCTCAGGGGAGCAGGCCAAATTCCTAGCCATTAGAATTGTCCAATAATGGAAAGGATGACCTCAAGAGCTGATGAGTTTCCCAACTTTGAAAGTTTTCAAGTAGAAGCTGGAAGACCACTTGtcagaaatatttataggagGAAATTCTTTTGGAGAATGAGTCAGATGAGAGATACAGTGAAGTCCCTTTCAACcctcaaattctttgattctgtgataaTATGATTCTTTGTCTTACAGGCATAATCACAAAGTTTCTTCAGAATGCAAAAGTCTAAAGTAGGCAACACACAGAGATGAGAAAAGACCACATCTGATCTCAGAGAGCCCATTGCAGAATGCAAGACACCACAGCAGATCAAGCAGCATGGTTAGTCAGCTGGATTTGtattcagaggacctgggtttcaATTCCAGCTCTACTCCTCACTAGATGAGTGTTTGGGGCCAGTCACACTATCTGACCTTCACttgcctcttctgtaaaataaggttagACTGGATAATCATCCAGCTATAAATCTCATAATCCCATAATCTATGGGAAACACCTGAATGCATACACTACAGCTTCTGTATATACCTGAAAGAGAACTGCACCCAAGTCCACCAACCTGGGATCTAGTTCTGCCACAGGGAATTCTAGGGCAAGTCTCTGGGCTCGGATGGATGTTCTTGAGACATTCCAAAGAGTTAGCGAGAGCCAGTGGTTAAATTTTCTGCATGATCATTTACATCTCAAAAATCTATACATCAGGGTTTGATCTATCTTTTTTCCAAGTCTAAACTTAGGAAAATGATGCagagaaatgttaataatgcaatttaaaaaattaaatggagaatTGGTTGATAAATATTTAGCAGCACACCCTTGTCCCAAGACCTGTAAATAGAATGGATTGGAATAAATAGTCCCAAagttctctttcagctctaaaatagATTCccttaaggttccttccaacattaacattttaaaactgtGAAATAGGTCATTCTCAAAGATTTCCTAGCAAGACATTGTGAATGGAAGGGGGAAACATTAGCATCCATTGGACCCATGTCTGTGCTAGATGTCATtactgcttttttctttcctccaaataATTCTCCTAATGCATTGCATTCCTTTGAAAAGGTCTCTCAGAAACTCCCACCTCCCTTACCCATTTCTGGAACTGAAATCTATTGGGATTTTGGGGGGTATGGGAGCAACcaaaaagagcactggattttaaatcaaaggatctgagttcaaatattgactTTGCTCCCTGCTACCATTATAACCTTGAACAAATTTCTTGACTTCTCCAGTTCACCTGGGAACCTGCAATACAGTAGGATTGATCTAAATGATCTGACACACtgaaagtctttttaaaatatttcttccttttattgatCTTTTGGGTTTTTATTACATTTGTATCTGTTATGTCTCTTCACTCTTCTACCTAATAAACCATCTCTTGTAAcacaaaaatttgaaaagaaaaaaagcagttcagAAAAAACTAACCTATACTATGATGGCATTCAACAAGTTTATTCTACATCCATAGTTCCCCACCTCTGCATTTAAGAGTCTCAGCTTTAAGTCTTAGACTCCTAAATTCTACTAGTATCTACCAATTGACCAACCTCTCCACTCAACCTTACCCCTAGAGATCTCCTCCCTCTCCAATGATGGATGGACTGGAAgagtcttttcttcctttccccaggGAGTTACTCACCtcctgtggtggcaaagaaaccTTCCACATTGCAGCCAGTGGGTCCAAAGACAAAGTAGCCATGCAGGGAGGTATAAAGGGTGGTAGTGAAGCCACCAAAAACCATGAAGAGGTCAGCCACTGCCAAGTTCAGAAGGATGTAGTTCAAGGGTGTTCTCAATTTCTTGTGCTGAATGGTTACATAGAGGGTGAGGAAGTTGATGGGGAAGCCCAGAACAATCAGCATGAACATATAAGCGGCCAGGCAGGAGAACTGCCATGGTTCTGCCAGGTAATACTGAGGTTCCTCAAAGGGACTCCGGACCACGCCAGTCTTATTGGAGAAGGGGATGTAAAAATTGGGTCCTTCTGTGCCATTCATGGTTGCAACTCTATTCTCTTTCCTGGCCTAAAGGAGACTGGCCACTGACAAGTTCCTTCCTCCACTCCTTCCCAGACTGGGGCAAGAGGCTACACCTGCCACATTAGGAGGAGCTTGGAACTGTGGCTTGAGGTCCTTATAAAGTGACCCCCTCTGGGTAAGCCTTCCTTCCCTGGTGTCAGCACCTAGAAGATTCGGGGCATGACTAATCATAATAATCCAGCTAGGTTGGCAAGCACTAATTGGCTTCCCAGGAAAGGACCAAGGTGACTCTTGTCCACTAGGGAGACAAACCATCTTGGAGTGGTAAAGTTTAGGCCTGAGAACCCAAAAGGAAGGGGGTCTTGAGGGGTTGAGTGAGTTCCATTAACAAGAAGCTCTGGGTCTCATCCAGGGACtcctaagaaagaaaaagaattaagattaTGTAGTCTGTTGGCCAGGGAGCAGTCATCTGATATCTGAAAGAAACCAGGCTCAACTAAAAGAAACTCAAACATATAGCCCTCCCCACACCCCAGCAGTATGGTTGACTTGCTGCCCTTTTTATTTCCCTAGGTTAGAAGGACCATTCATGGGATCTAAAATACTGTGTTAATTTGCCAGTTGAATGAAAATGGGTTCTTGAGTTCACTAAAAGGGAACAGCACGACAGCGAGATTGGGGCAAGGTGAAGCCCTAGTGGATATGAGGCTCATCCACATTTTGCAAAAGTAAATTCCTCTGTAGAACTGTTTGGGAGGAATAATGTCAATTGTTGGCATAAAAGGAAAAGAGTCAGAGATTAGAGAAGGTCCAGGGACCTGGTTCTAAGAAAACAATACTGTGAATTTACCAGTCACTTCACCTTTCTGTTTCTCAatgtccttatttgtaaaatggagataataactcCTGCCCTGTCTCTCAGGTTTGCAGACAtaggttttaatttatttttaacataggTTAAATTTTCACATGTGAAAATGCttcaaaaagcataaaaaatagcTAACTTTGAGAAACTTCTTGTGGGTTTGAGTCTGCTTGGAAATTCCCTTTCCTTGTTCAGTCCAACTGTTTGTCTAACAACAGtgtcagaggggcggctaggtggcgcagtggatagagcaccggccctgaagtcagaagtacctgagttcaaatccaacctcagacacttaataattaactagccatgtggccttgggcaagccacttaaccccattgccttgcaaaaaaaaaaaaaaacttaaaaaaaaacccaaccgtGTCAgagagaagctaagtgacttgcccatccAATAgctttgaacccagatcttcctccAACATCAACTTTCTATCCATTCATCATGCTGCCTGCCCTTCCAGAGAGGAGGCCTTATTTTCTGAGCAAATAAATCCACTCATGTCTACATTGGCTAAAATGCTATGGTTTTACCCAGgaagatggaagttcaaatcccacctccaaTGTTGACTCCTtctagcctcaattttctcacctagaAAACAGATGCAGTAATCTTTATGACATAATAGCCACCAACCAGGATTTTTGTGAAATTTAAAGATTAAGTAATTAaatcactttgaaaactttatagTACCATATGTCTATAATTTATTATCGGTGCTTCTCATACATTTATCAGTGCTATAGCACATTATAgttatttagagataaaaatggatacaataatatttatagtataGTAACTACCATCCAGGGTTTTTATGACATTTAAGGGAAATCAAGTAATTAAAGCACttagtaaactttaaagtaccatatgtttattattgcttttattaaTAATAGTGCTCCTACATTTGTAAGCTTTCTagtttattatagttatttagaAATAAGATAAATCTACTTTCCTAGAATGTAGGCTTCATGAAAGCAGGGAATTTTTAAGACAGTCAGCTGTTTAGACATCTCCTGGTTAATGAGTACCCTTTCAAataaagctgctataaatatctttattatatagatccttttccttttttttttgttctcttgggGGTATAGACTTAGTAATGGCATCACTAGGTCAAAGACAATGGTGTGCTAGCGAacatttaacaaccagcttttaaggtaagggaaaaatatgaacaacatacttttaagtttaacctgcattattaatatttttccatcactttctcaaatctagaaaaaaaattaaaaaccacaaaaaaaaatcaagccttgatttgttttatttgcaaAATCTCCAGTGTTGACTCCCTCtagcctcaatttactcatttataaaacagataCAATATTTAcagagctggctccagcacacctATTTCCATATAGCCTGAATGgatggaccagttcacaactctaccaaatAGTGAATGAATGGACTTATTTTTCCATAGTCTCTCCAATA
Coding sequences within it:
- the RHO gene encoding rhodopsin gives rise to the protein MNGTEGPNFYIPFSNKTGVVRSPFEEPQYYLAEPWQFSCLAAYMFMLIVLGFPINFLTLYVTIQHKKLRTPLNYILLNLAVADLFMVFGGFTTTLYTSLHGYFVFGPTGCNVEGFFATTGGEIALWSLVVLAIERYVVVCKPMSNFRFGENHAIMGVAFTWVMALACSAPPLVGWSRYIPEGMQCSCGIDYYTLMPEINNESFVIYMFVVHFTIPLIVIFFCYGQLVFTVKEAAAQQQESATTQKAEKEVTRMVIIMVIAFLICWVPYASVAFYIFTHQGSNFGPIFMTLPAFFAKSSSIYNPVIYIMMNKQFRNCMLTTICCGKNPLGDDEASATASKTETSQVAPA